The Corallococcus exiguus genome has a segment encoding these proteins:
- the glmM gene encoding phosphoglucosamine mutase gives MAYRMDMPPKEAQKTERLFGTDGVRGVANVYPMTAEVAMKLGRALAYLIRSGPHRHRVIVGKDTRLSGYMLEQALSAGLISMGVDVEQVGPLPTPGISNLTTSMRADAGAVISASHNPYQDNGIKFFWRDGFKLPDETEAKIEELVSSGEIDNIRPTATKIGRAIRLDDARGRYIVYLKATFPRELTLEGMTIVVDCANGAAYRTAPAVLEELGAKVIALGVSPDGKNINHKCGALHPEGLAKAVVKHGAHLGVALDGDADRLIVVDEKGNVVDGDAIMAICTGELVARKELKKKTLVSTVMSNIGLERAVSQWGVKVVRTRVGDRHVVDEMRRNGYSLGGEQSGHLIFLNHTTTGDGTLAALQLLAVMCRQQKPLSELASIFQPVPQTLLNVVVKQKRELGELPTVMKAIKNVEQKLGNNGRVLVRFSGTEPKARVLIEGEDAARNEAYAREIVEALSKALNG, from the coding sequence ATGGCGTACAGGATGGACATGCCCCCCAAGGAAGCTCAGAAGACGGAGCGGCTGTTCGGCACGGACGGCGTTCGTGGCGTGGCCAACGTCTATCCAATGACGGCCGAGGTCGCGATGAAGCTCGGCCGCGCCCTGGCGTACCTCATCCGCAGCGGTCCGCACCGCCACCGGGTCATCGTGGGCAAGGACACGCGCCTCTCCGGCTACATGCTGGAGCAGGCCCTGTCCGCCGGCCTCATCTCCATGGGCGTCGACGTGGAGCAGGTGGGCCCGCTGCCCACGCCCGGCATCTCCAACCTCACCACGTCCATGCGCGCGGACGCGGGCGCCGTCATCTCGGCGTCCCACAACCCGTACCAGGACAACGGCATCAAGTTCTTCTGGCGCGACGGCTTCAAGCTGCCGGACGAGACGGAAGCCAAGATTGAAGAGCTGGTCTCCAGCGGCGAAATCGACAACATCCGCCCCACGGCGACCAAGATTGGCCGGGCCATCCGCCTGGACGACGCGCGCGGCCGCTACATCGTCTACCTGAAGGCCACGTTCCCCCGCGAGCTGACGCTGGAGGGGATGACCATCGTGGTGGACTGCGCCAACGGCGCGGCGTACCGCACGGCGCCCGCGGTGCTGGAGGAGCTGGGCGCGAAGGTCATCGCGCTGGGCGTGTCCCCGGATGGCAAGAACATCAACCACAAGTGCGGCGCGCTCCACCCGGAGGGCCTGGCCAAGGCGGTGGTGAAGCACGGCGCCCACCTGGGCGTCGCGCTGGACGGCGACGCGGACCGCCTCATCGTCGTGGACGAGAAGGGCAACGTCGTGGACGGCGATGCCATCATGGCCATCTGCACGGGTGAGCTCGTCGCGCGCAAGGAGCTGAAGAAGAAGACGCTCGTCTCCACGGTGATGAGCAACATCGGCCTGGAGCGCGCGGTGTCCCAGTGGGGCGTGAAGGTGGTCCGCACGCGCGTGGGCGACCGGCACGTCGTGGACGAGATGCGCCGCAATGGCTACAGCCTGGGCGGCGAGCAGAGCGGCCACCTCATCTTCCTGAACCACACCACCACGGGCGACGGCACGCTCGCGGCGCTGCAACTGCTGGCCGTGATGTGCCGCCAGCAGAAGCCGCTGTCGGAGCTGGCCTCCATCTTCCAGCCGGTGCCGCAGACGCTGCTCAACGTCGTGGTGAAGCAGAAGCGCGAGCTGGGTGAGCTGCCCACGGTGATGAAGGCCATCAAGAACGTGGAGCAGAAGCTGGGCAACAACGGCCGCGTGCTGGTGCGCTTCTCCGGCACGGAGCCCAAGGCCCGCGTGCTGATTGAAGGCGAGGACGCGGCGCGCAACGAGGCGTACGCCCGCGAAATCGTCGAGGCGCTCTCCAAGGCGCTCAACGGCTAG
- a CDS encoding pyridoxine 5'-phosphate synthase gives MGQRLGVNVDHVATLRQARRTVYPDPVTAAAMAELAGARQITIHLREDRRHIQDRDLRILRETVQTLLNLEMAATAEMVKIAYEYKPDVVTLVPERREELTTEGGLEVAGQRESIAKIIKNLKDGEIAVSLFIDPDLDQVRASHKVNADRIELHTGRYCEARNEKERARELARIVDAAKASAKLGMGVAAGHGLNYDNVQAIARIQEIDELNIGHAIVARAVLVGFERAVREMLELMRDPG, from the coding sequence ATGGGACAGCGACTGGGTGTCAACGTGGATCACGTGGCGACGCTGCGGCAGGCGCGGCGCACCGTGTATCCGGATCCGGTGACGGCCGCGGCGATGGCGGAGCTGGCCGGCGCCCGGCAGATCACCATCCACCTGCGCGAGGACCGGCGCCACATCCAGGACAGGGATCTGCGCATCCTCCGTGAGACGGTGCAGACGCTCCTGAACCTGGAGATGGCCGCCACCGCGGAGATGGTGAAGATCGCCTACGAGTACAAGCCGGACGTGGTGACGCTCGTCCCCGAGCGGCGCGAGGAGCTCACCACCGAGGGCGGCCTGGAAGTGGCCGGCCAGCGCGAGTCCATCGCGAAGATCATCAAGAACCTCAAGGACGGGGAGATCGCCGTCTCGCTGTTCATCGACCCGGACCTGGACCAGGTGCGCGCGTCGCACAAGGTGAACGCGGACCGGATCGAGCTGCACACGGGCCGCTACTGCGAGGCGCGCAACGAGAAGGAGCGCGCGCGGGAGCTGGCGCGCATCGTGGACGCGGCCAAGGCGAGCGCCAAGCTGGGCATGGGCGTGGCCGCCGGGCACGGGCTCAACTACGACAACGTGCAGGCCATCGCTCGCATCCAGGAGATCGACGAGCTGAACATCGGGCACGCCATCGTGGCGCGCGCGGTGCTGGTGGGCTTCGAGCGCGCGGTGCGTGAGATGCTCGAACTGATGCGCGACCCGGGGTAG
- a CDS encoding holo-ACP synthase encodes MPIVGLGLDLCSIERIQRILEGPRAEAFLKRVYTDGERAYCAPRHDAASAYAARFAAKEALVKAMGVPPGVKWRDMEVVREGGPPRFVLSGVAREVMEARGWDAMLALTHDAGVAAATVVLQTK; translated from the coding sequence ATGCCCATCGTCGGACTGGGGTTGGACCTCTGCTCCATCGAGCGCATCCAGCGCATCCTCGAAGGTCCGCGCGCGGAGGCGTTCCTGAAGCGCGTGTACACCGACGGTGAGCGCGCGTACTGCGCGCCCCGGCACGACGCGGCCAGCGCGTACGCGGCGAGGTTCGCGGCGAAGGAGGCGCTGGTGAAGGCGATGGGCGTGCCTCCGGGCGTGAAGTGGCGGGACATGGAGGTGGTGCGCGAGGGCGGTCCGCCGCGCTTCGTGCTCTCCGGCGTGGCCCGTGAAGTGATGGAAGCGCGGGGGTGGGACGCGATGCTCGCGCTCACCCATGATGCCGGCGTGGCCGCGGCCACGGTGGTGCTCCAGACGAAGTAG
- a CDS encoding NAD(P)H-hydrate dehydratase, translated as MQRVLTANQMREAEKAAQDQHGMPSGLLMENAGRALAEAARSIAGAGGRFTVLCGPGNNGGDGLVAARFLLEGGARVVVSLVGDTGKLTSEAKRNLQALEGFGESPRAFEALPEAGPGDVVVDALFGTGLKRAPEGVFADAIGTVARWRRAGAKVVAADVPSGLQSDTAEPFSPCVEADVTVAFGFVKPAHELEPGASLCGDVRRVDIGLGGESTRAVSGAELFRVEEKDAREALPKRRADSHKGTYGHVLVVAGSPGKTGAAAMVALSALRSGAGLVTVATRPEALPWVMAHSPEIMGIPLPGDGPLGKGDLEALKAALEGKDALVMGPGIPRGPETGALIGDLLASVEVPAVLDADALNAVAEDLKVLREAKGPVVLTPHPGEMARLWGRTTKDVQAHRVGVALNLATSLNCTVVLKGSRTLIAEAGGRVFINPTGNAGMATGGTGDVLSGVCGALLAQGIPLPKAAWTAVYAHGLAGDLMAQQRGLLGLIATDLLVGLGHVWTRWER; from the coding sequence ATGCAGCGCGTGCTCACCGCGAACCAGATGCGAGAGGCCGAGAAGGCCGCCCAGGATCAGCACGGGATGCCGTCCGGGCTGTTGATGGAGAACGCGGGCCGTGCGCTCGCGGAGGCTGCCCGGAGCATCGCGGGCGCGGGCGGGCGCTTCACGGTGCTCTGCGGCCCCGGCAACAACGGCGGGGACGGCTTGGTCGCCGCGCGCTTCCTGCTGGAGGGCGGCGCCCGGGTGGTGGTGTCGCTGGTGGGGGACACCGGCAAGCTCACGTCGGAGGCGAAGCGCAACCTCCAGGCGCTGGAGGGCTTCGGTGAGTCGCCGCGCGCCTTCGAGGCGCTGCCGGAGGCGGGCCCGGGCGACGTGGTGGTGGACGCCCTCTTCGGCACCGGCCTGAAGCGCGCGCCGGAGGGCGTCTTCGCGGACGCCATCGGCACGGTCGCTCGGTGGCGGCGCGCGGGGGCGAAGGTGGTGGCCGCGGACGTGCCCTCTGGCCTCCAGAGCGACACGGCGGAGCCCTTCTCTCCGTGCGTGGAGGCGGATGTCACGGTGGCCTTCGGCTTCGTGAAGCCCGCGCATGAGCTGGAGCCCGGCGCGTCGCTGTGCGGCGACGTGCGGCGCGTGGACATCGGCCTGGGCGGTGAGTCCACTCGCGCGGTGTCCGGCGCGGAGTTGTTCCGCGTGGAGGAGAAGGACGCGCGTGAGGCGCTGCCCAAGCGCCGCGCGGATTCGCACAAGGGCACCTACGGCCACGTGCTGGTGGTGGCGGGCAGCCCGGGCAAGACGGGCGCCGCGGCGATGGTGGCCCTGTCCGCGCTGCGCAGCGGGGCGGGGCTCGTCACCGTGGCCACGCGCCCGGAGGCGCTGCCGTGGGTGATGGCGCACTCGCCGGAGATCATGGGCATTCCGCTGCCGGGTGACGGCCCGCTGGGGAAGGGCGACCTGGAGGCCCTCAAGGCCGCGCTGGAGGGCAAGGACGCGCTGGTGATGGGGCCGGGCATCCCTCGGGGGCCGGAGACGGGCGCGCTGATTGGCGACCTGCTGGCGTCCGTGGAGGTGCCCGCGGTGCTGGACGCGGACGCGCTCAACGCCGTCGCGGAGGACCTCAAGGTGCTGCGGGAGGCGAAGGGGCCCGTGGTGCTCACGCCGCATCCCGGGGAGATGGCTCGGCTGTGGGGCCGGACGACGAAGGACGTGCAGGCGCACCGCGTGGGCGTGGCGCTCAACCTGGCCACGTCGCTCAACTGCACGGTGGTGCTCAAGGGCTCGCGCACGCTCATCGCGGAGGCGGGTGGGCGCGTGTTCATCAACCCCACGGGCAATGCGGGCATGGCCACTGGCGGCACGGGCGACGTGCTGTCGGGCGTGTGCGGCGCGTTGCTCGCGCAGGGAATTCCGCTGCCCAAGGCCGCGTGGACGGCGGTGTACGCGCACGGGCTCGCGGGCGACCTGATGGCCCAGCAGCGCGGGTTGCTGGGCCTCATCGCCACGGACCTGCTGGTGGGCCTGGGCCACGTCTGGACGCGGTGGGAGCGATGA
- the tsaE gene encoding tRNA (adenosine(37)-N6)-threonylcarbamoyltransferase complex ATPase subunit type 1 TsaE codes for MSGDGQPTRSRRLVSPSPEETHRLGVKLGLLLQPGDFVGLIGDLGAGKTHLVRGVAEGAGVAQSEVASPTFAIVYPYAGRIPLYHADLYRLTDYDELYATGFLDLVGGDHAMLVEWLDRIPQAAPRDFLRVTLRHEGEDARSLDVEAFGARPAALLEAWLG; via the coding sequence ATGAGCGGAGATGGGCAGCCCACGCGCTCGCGGCGGCTGGTGTCTCCGTCACCGGAGGAGACGCACCGGCTGGGCGTGAAGCTGGGACTGCTGCTCCAGCCCGGGGACTTCGTGGGGCTGATTGGCGACCTGGGCGCGGGCAAGACGCACCTGGTGCGCGGCGTGGCGGAAGGGGCAGGTGTGGCGCAGTCGGAGGTGGCCAGCCCTACCTTCGCCATCGTGTATCCGTATGCCGGCCGCATCCCGCTGTACCACGCGGACCTGTACCGCCTGACGGACTACGACGAGCTGTACGCCACCGGGTTCCTGGACCTGGTGGGCGGTGACCACGCGATGCTGGTGGAGTGGTTGGACCGCATCCCCCAGGCCGCGCCGCGCGACTTCCTGCGCGTCACGCTCCGCCATGAGGGAGAGGACGCGCGGAGCCTCGACGTGGAGGCCTTCGGCGCGCGTCCTGCCGCGTTGCTCGAGGCGTGGCTGGGCTGA
- a CDS encoding class II glutamine amidotransferase → MCRLFGFRSAVPAAVHTALVTERNSLLIQSREHKDGWGIATYGQESSPLVAHGVGPAHCDPDFERVSSQVSARTVVAHIRLASVGAVELRNSHPFHFGRWSFVHNGTLREFAKHKATVEGLIHPELRVNIKGTTDSERCFYLFLSRLSARGPLDGTVSVEAMAQALAETMTLVSTLTDVPGSREPKERSAMNFLVTDGEAMVATRRNRTLFISSGISGCPEALRTPNTGVPLQQFLVSSESLCGGPHWVPVDEEDVVGVDSRLTFHRWKVQTLADGVLNPRPPEQPALV, encoded by the coding sequence ATGTGCCGATTATTTGGATTCAGGAGTGCTGTTCCCGCCGCTGTCCATACCGCCCTGGTGACGGAGAGGAATTCCCTCCTCATCCAGTCGCGTGAGCACAAGGACGGTTGGGGTATCGCCACGTACGGGCAGGAGTCCTCGCCGCTCGTCGCGCATGGCGTGGGCCCCGCGCACTGCGACCCCGACTTCGAGCGCGTGTCGAGCCAGGTCTCGGCGCGCACCGTGGTGGCGCACATCCGCCTGGCGAGTGTGGGGGCGGTGGAGCTGCGCAACTCGCACCCGTTCCACTTCGGCCGCTGGTCCTTCGTGCACAACGGCACGCTGCGCGAGTTCGCGAAGCACAAGGCCACCGTGGAAGGGCTCATCCACCCGGAGCTGCGCGTCAACATCAAGGGCACCACGGACAGCGAGCGCTGCTTCTATCTGTTCCTGTCGCGGCTGTCGGCGCGCGGGCCGCTCGACGGCACGGTGAGCGTGGAGGCGATGGCGCAGGCGCTCGCGGAGACGATGACGCTGGTGTCCACGCTGACGGACGTGCCGGGAAGCCGCGAGCCGAAGGAACGCTCCGCGATGAACTTCCTCGTCACGGACGGCGAGGCGATGGTGGCCACGCGCCGCAACCGCACCCTCTTCATCTCCTCCGGTATCAGCGGCTGCCCGGAAGCGCTGCGCACGCCGAACACGGGAGTGCCGCTCCAGCAGTTCCTCGTCTCCAGCGAGTCGCTGTGCGGCGGGCCGCACTGGGTGCCGGTGGATGAAGAGGACGTGGTGGGCGTGGATTCGCGGCTCACGTTCCACCGCTGGAAGGTGCAGACGCTGGCGGACGGGGTGCTGAACCCGCGGCCGCCAGAGCAGCCCGCCCTGGTCTGA
- the hutI gene encoding imidazolonepropionase, producing MEALDLWVRNTSEVLTVEGTHREPAEAALTPRPGAGIGVKDGRVAYVGPESGLPRGALTDATEIIDAEGGFVGPGFVDPHTHLVFAGERSAEFDLRNQGATYLEIAKAGGGIANTVSATRAASEEELATLALPRLERLLSQGVTTAEVKSGYGLSLADELKMLRAVRRLGALSPLELVPTLLCAHSVPPEYKDRRAEYLDLCINEILPAVAREGLARFCDVFTEDSAFTVEESRRLLNAGKALGLTPRLHADQLTACGASALAAEVGAASADHLEQVTDEGIRALAAANVTAVLVPTSTLFLRMRPYAPGRKLRDAGVNIALGSNVNPGSSMTENLALVLGLACLENGLSAAEAYWAATRGAAQCLGLQRQGRLAVGDAGDLVLFACRSYRHLPYHLGISHARVVVKGGRVVFRARMNHCP from the coding sequence ATGGAAGCCCTGGACCTGTGGGTGCGCAACACCTCCGAGGTGCTCACCGTGGAGGGCACCCACCGCGAGCCCGCGGAAGCAGCCCTCACCCCGCGCCCGGGAGCGGGCATTGGCGTGAAGGACGGACGCGTGGCCTACGTGGGCCCGGAGTCCGGCCTGCCCAGGGGCGCGCTCACGGACGCGACGGAGATCATCGACGCCGAGGGCGGCTTCGTGGGTCCGGGCTTCGTGGATCCGCACACGCACCTGGTGTTCGCGGGCGAGCGCTCCGCCGAGTTCGACCTGCGCAACCAGGGCGCCACGTACCTGGAAATCGCCAAGGCCGGCGGCGGCATCGCCAACACGGTGAGCGCCACGCGCGCCGCGAGCGAGGAGGAGCTGGCCACGCTCGCCCTGCCCCGCCTGGAGCGGCTGCTCTCGCAAGGCGTGACGACCGCCGAGGTGAAGAGCGGCTACGGACTGAGCCTGGCGGACGAGCTCAAGATGCTGCGCGCGGTGCGCCGCCTGGGCGCGCTGTCACCGCTGGAGCTGGTGCCCACGCTGCTGTGCGCGCACTCGGTGCCGCCTGAGTACAAGGACCGCCGCGCCGAGTACCTGGACCTCTGCATCAACGAGATATTGCCCGCCGTGGCGCGCGAGGGCCTGGCGCGCTTCTGCGACGTCTTCACCGAGGACAGCGCCTTCACCGTGGAGGAGTCCCGCCGGCTGCTCAACGCGGGCAAGGCGCTGGGCCTCACGCCGCGCCTGCACGCGGATCAGCTCACCGCGTGTGGCGCGTCAGCGCTCGCCGCGGAGGTGGGCGCCGCCAGCGCGGACCACCTGGAGCAGGTGACGGACGAGGGCATCCGCGCGCTCGCCGCCGCGAACGTCACCGCCGTACTCGTGCCTACCTCCACCCTCTTCCTGCGCATGCGCCCCTACGCGCCCGGCCGGAAGCTGCGCGACGCGGGCGTCAACATTGCTTTGGGTTCCAACGTGAATCCCGGCTCGTCCATGACGGAGAACCTGGCCTTGGTGCTGGGGCTCGCCTGCCTGGAGAACGGCCTGTCAGCCGCGGAGGCCTACTGGGCCGCCACCCGAGGGGCCGCGCAATGCTTGGGGTTGCAACGGCAGGGGCGGCTGGCCGTGGGTGATGCGGGCGACCTGGTGTTGTTCGCCTGTCGCAGTTACCGGCATCTGCCTTATCATCTGGGTATCAGTCACGCGCGCGTGGTGGTGAAGGGCGGACGTGTGGTGTTTCGCGCGCGTATGAATCACTGTCCCTGA
- the hutU gene encoding urocanate hydratase: MSRIIRASRGTTLSCKGWVQEAALRMLMNNLDPDVAEQPGDLVVYGGTGKAARDWPSFDRIVASLQSLTDDETLLVQSGKPVGILRTHPDAPRVLIANSNLVGHWANWEHFHELEKKGLMMYGQMTAGSWIYIGTQGILQGTYETFAAAGRFHFGSEDLAGRLILSGGLGGMGGAQPLAATMNNAVFLGVEIDPHRAQRRVETRYLDVVAKDLDEALALAKDAQAKRVGRSIGIIGNAASVFRELYKRGIKPDLVTDQTSAHDPLNGYIPTDLSLEAAAELRKRDPEGYVKRARESMIMHVQAMNDFQAAGSHVFDYGNNLRGQAKVGGMQNAFEFPGFVPAYIRPLFCEGLGPFRWVALSGDPEDIRRTDRAVRELFPQKASLNRWLDMAQERVAFQGLPARICWLGYGERAKAGLAFNELVRKGEVKAPIVIGRDHLDCGSVASPNRETEAMKDGSDAVADWPILNALVNAVNGASWVSFHHGGGVGMGYSLHAGQVIVADGTPEAARRIERVLTSDPGMGVLRHADAGYTEAIDVAKERGVRIPGLTA, encoded by the coding sequence ATGTCCCGCATCATCCGCGCCTCTCGCGGCACCACCCTCTCCTGCAAGGGCTGGGTGCAGGAGGCCGCGCTCCGGATGCTGATGAACAACCTCGACCCGGACGTGGCCGAGCAGCCCGGAGACCTGGTCGTCTACGGCGGCACCGGCAAGGCCGCGCGGGACTGGCCCTCCTTCGACCGCATCGTCGCGAGCCTCCAGAGCCTCACCGACGACGAGACGCTGCTCGTGCAGTCCGGCAAGCCCGTGGGCATCCTGCGCACGCACCCGGACGCGCCGCGCGTGCTCATCGCCAACTCCAACCTCGTGGGCCACTGGGCCAACTGGGAGCACTTCCACGAGCTGGAGAAGAAGGGCCTGATGATGTACGGCCAGATGACGGCCGGCTCGTGGATCTACATCGGCACGCAGGGCATCCTGCAGGGCACCTACGAGACCTTCGCCGCCGCGGGCCGCTTCCACTTCGGCAGCGAGGACCTGGCCGGCCGCCTCATCCTCTCCGGTGGCCTGGGCGGCATGGGCGGCGCGCAGCCCCTGGCCGCGACCATGAACAACGCCGTGTTCCTGGGCGTGGAAATCGATCCGCACCGCGCCCAGCGCCGCGTGGAGACGCGCTACCTGGACGTCGTGGCCAAGGACCTGGATGAGGCGCTGGCCCTGGCGAAGGACGCGCAAGCGAAGCGCGTGGGCCGCTCCATCGGCATCATCGGCAACGCGGCGTCGGTGTTCCGGGAGCTGTACAAGCGCGGCATCAAGCCGGACCTCGTCACGGATCAGACGAGCGCGCATGATCCGCTCAACGGCTACATCCCCACGGACCTGTCGCTGGAGGCCGCCGCGGAGCTGCGCAAGCGCGACCCGGAGGGCTACGTGAAGCGCGCCCGCGAGTCGATGATCATGCACGTGCAGGCCATGAACGACTTCCAGGCCGCCGGCAGCCACGTCTTCGACTACGGCAACAACCTGCGAGGCCAGGCGAAGGTGGGCGGCATGCAGAACGCCTTCGAGTTCCCCGGCTTCGTCCCCGCGTACATCCGCCCGCTGTTCTGCGAGGGCCTGGGGCCCTTCCGCTGGGTGGCGCTGTCCGGAGACCCGGAGGACATCCGCCGCACGGACCGCGCGGTGCGCGAGCTGTTCCCCCAGAAGGCGTCGCTCAACCGCTGGCTGGACATGGCCCAGGAGCGCGTGGCGTTCCAGGGCCTGCCCGCGCGCATCTGCTGGCTGGGCTACGGCGAGCGCGCCAAGGCGGGCCTCGCGTTCAACGAACTGGTCCGCAAGGGCGAGGTGAAGGCCCCCATCGTGATTGGGCGTGATCACCTGGACTGCGGCAGCGTGGCGTCCCCCAACCGCGAGACGGAGGCCATGAAGGACGGCTCGGACGCGGTGGCGGACTGGCCCATCCTCAACGCGCTGGTGAACGCGGTGAACGGCGCCTCGTGGGTGTCGTTCCACCACGGCGGCGGCGTGGGCATGGGCTACTCGCTGCACGCGGGCCAGGTCATCGTCGCGGACGGCACGCCGGAGGCCGCGCGCCGCATCGAGCGCGTCCTCACGTCCGACCCCGGCATGGGCGTGCTGCGCCACGCGGACGCGGGCTACACGGAGGCCATCGACGTGGCGAAGGAGCGGGGCGTGCGCATCCCCGGCCTCACCGCCTAG
- a CDS encoding FdhF/YdeP family oxidoreductase — MDQGQDGKGNALAVPAAQPPLENRAPDVGPVKTVAGGVPAVLSALKHVLGEAGPWRGGKLIWKVNQKDGFDCPGCAWPDPSHRSVQEYCENGAKALAEEGTQERVTPEFFREWSVARLAEQSDLWLGKAGRLTHPMVLREGAAHYEPLSWNEAFALVAEELNALGSPDEAAFYTSGRTSNEAAFLYQLFVRQFGTNNLPDCSNMCHESSGTGLSETIGIGKGSVTLEDFDHAQAIFVIGQNPGTNHPRMLTALQAAARRGCEIVSVNPLPETGLNRFKHPQEVLHLFGPGTALNKLFLQVRINGDVALLQGLGKALLDREAKAPGTVVDRAFVEGKTTGFDAYVAHLATVSWDDVVEQSGVPREQIEEAADILARSERTIFCWAMGLTQHKNAVGNVQEIVNLTLLRGSIGKQGAGVCPVRGHSNVQGDRTMGIWEHAKPEFMDALSKEFGFAPPRHTGLDTVGTIQALHDGRVKVFFAMGGNFLSATPDTEFTARALRRARLTVHVSTKLNRAHLVHGQRALILPCLGRTEHDVQASGRQFVTVEDSMGMVHASRGAVAPASEHLLSEPVIVARLAQAVLGTRSKVSWTSLVEDYDRVRELIQRCIPGFDDFNRRVHQPGGFALPNGPREGRFTTKDGKAHFTVHPMPRHRLEPGQLMMMTLRSHDQYNTTVYGLDDRYRGIHQGRRVVFLHPEDVKARGLTAGQKVDLTSHFQGETRVAREFLVVPYNIPRQCAATYFPEANVLVPVASFADKSRTPTSKSVIITVAPSLEPSALVPASTQRSG, encoded by the coding sequence ATGGATCAGGGACAGGACGGGAAGGGGAACGCGTTGGCGGTGCCGGCGGCCCAGCCTCCATTGGAGAACCGGGCTCCGGACGTGGGGCCGGTGAAGACGGTGGCGGGCGGCGTGCCGGCGGTGCTGAGCGCGTTGAAGCACGTGCTGGGCGAGGCGGGCCCGTGGCGCGGCGGCAAGCTCATCTGGAAGGTGAACCAGAAGGACGGCTTCGACTGTCCCGGGTGCGCGTGGCCGGATCCCTCCCATCGATCCGTGCAGGAGTACTGCGAGAACGGCGCGAAGGCGCTGGCGGAGGAGGGCACGCAGGAGCGCGTGACGCCGGAGTTCTTCCGCGAGTGGAGCGTGGCGCGGCTCGCGGAGCAGTCCGACCTGTGGCTGGGCAAGGCGGGCCGGCTCACGCACCCCATGGTGTTGCGCGAGGGCGCGGCGCACTACGAGCCCCTCTCCTGGAATGAGGCCTTCGCGCTGGTGGCGGAGGAGCTGAACGCGCTGGGCTCGCCGGACGAGGCGGCCTTCTACACGTCCGGTCGCACGAGCAACGAGGCCGCGTTCCTCTACCAACTGTTCGTGCGGCAGTTCGGCACCAACAACCTGCCGGACTGCTCGAACATGTGCCACGAGTCCAGTGGCACGGGGCTGTCGGAGACGATTGGCATTGGCAAGGGGTCGGTGACGCTGGAGGACTTCGACCACGCGCAGGCCATCTTCGTCATCGGGCAGAACCCGGGCACCAACCACCCACGCATGCTGACGGCGCTGCAGGCCGCCGCGCGCCGGGGCTGTGAAATCGTCAGCGTCAACCCGCTGCCGGAGACGGGGCTCAACCGCTTCAAGCACCCGCAGGAGGTGCTGCACCTGTTCGGCCCGGGCACGGCGCTGAACAAGCTGTTCCTCCAGGTGCGCATCAACGGCGACGTGGCGCTCTTGCAGGGGCTGGGCAAGGCGCTGCTGGACCGGGAGGCGAAGGCGCCGGGCACGGTGGTGGACCGGGCCTTCGTCGAGGGCAAGACGACGGGCTTCGACGCGTACGTGGCCCACCTGGCCACGGTGTCCTGGGACGACGTGGTGGAGCAGAGCGGGGTGCCGCGCGAGCAGATTGAAGAGGCGGCGGACATCCTGGCGCGCTCGGAGCGCACCATCTTCTGCTGGGCCATGGGGCTCACTCAGCACAAGAACGCGGTGGGCAACGTGCAGGAGATCGTGAACCTCACGCTCCTGCGCGGCAGCATCGGCAAGCAGGGCGCGGGCGTGTGCCCGGTGCGCGGTCACAGCAACGTGCAGGGCGACCGCACCATGGGCATCTGGGAGCACGCGAAGCCGGAGTTCATGGACGCGCTGTCGAAGGAGTTCGGCTTCGCGCCGCCGCGCCACACCGGCCTGGACACGGTGGGGACGATCCAGGCGCTGCACGACGGGCGCGTGAAGGTGTTCTTCGCCATGGGCGGCAACTTCCTGTCCGCGACTCCGGACACGGAGTTCACCGCGCGGGCGCTCCGTCGTGCGCGGCTCACGGTGCACGTGTCCACGAAGCTCAACCGCGCGCACCTGGTGCATGGGCAGCGTGCGCTCATCCTCCCGTGCCTGGGGCGGACCGAGCACGACGTGCAGGCCTCGGGGCGGCAGTTCGTGACGGTGGAGGACTCGATGGGGATGGTGCACGCGTCGCGCGGCGCCGTGGCCCCCGCGTCCGAGCACCTGCTCAGCGAGCCCGTCATCGTGGCCCGGCTGGCTCAAGCGGTGCTGGGGACGCGCTCGAAGGTGTCGTGGACGTCCCTGGTGGAGGACTACGACCGGGTGCGCGAGCTGATCCAACGGTGCATCCCGGGGTTCGACGACTTCAACCGCCGCGTGCACCAGCCCGGTGGGTTCGCGCTGCCCAACGGGCCTCGCGAGGGACGCTTCACGACGAAGGACGGCAAGGCGCACTTCACGGTGCACCCGATGCCGCGTCACCGGCTGGAGCCCGGGCAGCTCATGATGATGACGCTGCGCTCGCATGATCAGTACAACACCACCGTGTACGGATTGGATGACCGCTACCGGGGCATCCACCAGGGGCGGCGCGTGGTGTTCCTGCACCCGGAGGACGTGAAGGCGCGCGGGCTGACGGCGGGGCAGAAGGTGGACCTCACCAGCCACTTCCAGGGAGAGACGCGGGTGGCGCGCGAGTTCCTGGTGGTGCCGTACAACATCCCGCGCCAGTGCGCGGCCACCTACTTCCCGGAAGCGAACGTGCTGGTGCCGGTGGCCAGCTTCGCGGACAAGAGCCGCACGCCCACGTCGAAGTCCGTGATCATCACCGTGGCCCCCAGTCTTGAGCCCTCGGCCCTGGTCCCCGCCAGCACCCAGAGGTCCGGGTGA